In a single window of the Acyrthosiphon pisum isolate AL4f chromosome X, pea_aphid_22Mar2018_4r6ur, whole genome shotgun sequence genome:
- the LOC100160084 gene encoding neogenin isoform X1 codes for MRPSGGVCRKLLLSGYCLTLWLFLLIAPVRSSVRFITEPSDIVTTAGKTIRLDCEANFDSVATLPQIRWRIPDGQYFDFIGDTRRSILKNGSLLIKNVFNNDEKDISEGLEAYQCVAFVDNIGSAVSRIATVTLARLSPFEKQPTDLRLLPGQTAHFSCVINSQPLPKITWFKDHSPLVIDARMTIFPSGALEIDDVHKEDNGAYRCNVTGLDRHRLSDPGVLTIVENEDAIKRLKAPEFVAKPHSTIALEGSMVTLDCAAVGNPRPQISWLKGGTLIDVAHLDTRFSILGTGGLTITQVNKNDDGNYICRAENHEDSADASATLEVHVKPLFIRKPKDTMVLEKEDITLECEVAGKPPPRVIWLKNGDRIKQDEYLQFVSGTNLKISGLMTMDSGMFQCLASNPAGNIQSSAFLNVFHAENVPSANSSTNISNDFVNSFSAAEKPKDLKNNLPSPPRALEASLVSSRLATLTWISPLKPNGEILTYTIFYQQEGSDRERMTNTTQTDITINELIPDKHYLFRVIAQNKYGIGESSPRLKVMTKAEINLPGQPFNVTAKAVTPTSIIVSWSRPEHGSENLKEYKLFYMKDSTSEEQFFITKHTDHEISDLSPYTRYKIWVVAYNQNGPGMNSLEVVVLTKPSAPSQPPQNIVVEAISSTEINIRWEHPPKSSQNGVITGYKIRYKKPDRKSSGDTITTAGDILEYQISGLDKSSTYQVRLWTLNTVGNSPPSEWFTVLTFDKNLREDTVPDAPTNFKVRAFSNSLLVTWSPPKDKSIIVREYTLAWGKGVPDVYKEKLNPKIRQYEIKNLEQNAEYVLSLAAVNDMGFGPLAYLVTTIKEQNIVNTLEESSNPILPPIGLKTNVISPNAIEVSWTDNSLLDDFDSNVEDVRLYVVRYKSSYSTNKSRYNYVNTTELSCIINELKPNTQYEFTVKLIKGQFESAWSLLVMNNTQEAKPASPPRDLTAVKNDDKPQSITLNWQPPKFSNGQIIAYMILYTTDDASSDNEWITETVEGELMSYSIKGLTPSTNYFFKIQAKNSVGYGPFSPTISIKTLPGGSAFNDGTSLKDGKSGINNTTILYILIACCLLLISCIGIGIALLCCKQNKPLRNRSKKGYIKGSTGYNAKGVAQSPSIKPPDLWIHHDQMELKSMEKSSQGSLDTSSGCGQGSSNTYDGPDTRVTIHHVPQATNSLEKSNYVSSYVGNTIMKPLLSDEKVSTLKNRFKPKSVVLPVDSFDSVYNDTMATLPNQESRSPHPKSQYATTTRAHVTVDLTAGAPENNYIVQATTVPDKFESIPVSSAANLQQQHTALLNSSEKRQQGHPLKSFSVPAPPPQSAPSTPQQKHIVTVRPQGSSSPYKKNIYSAINSSPSSTSVSTGPKTWKSPLTGSNQRDTITEVESLNKIQTSYSTEELNQEMANLEGLMKDLSAITASEFQC; via the exons ATGCGCCCGAGCGGCGGCGTCTGCCGAAAACTCCTGTTGTCCGGTTACTGTTTGACGCTGTGGCTTTTCCTGCTGATCGCGCCGGTACGAA gtAGTGTAAGATTTATAACCGAACCTAGTGATATTGTAACAACTGCCGGTAAAACCATACGATTGGATTGTGAAGCAAATTTTGATAGTGTTGCTACATTGCCTCAAATTAGATGGAGGATTCCTGATGGACAATACTTTGATTTTATCGGAGATACAAGAAG ATCTATTTTGAAAAATGGGTCTttgcttattaaaaatgttttcaataatgACGAAAAAGATATTTCTGAAGGTTTAGAAGCATATCAATGTGTAGCATTTGTTGATAATATTGGTTCTGCTGTCAGCCGTATAGCAACTGTAACTCTTGCAC gtCTATCGCCATTTGAAAAACAACCGACAGATCTAAGACTTCTTCCTGGACAAACAGCACATTTCTCTTGTGTCATTAATTCTCAACCTTTACCAAAAATAACTTGGTTTAAAGACCATTCACCGTTAGTAATAGATGCTCGTATGACAATATTCCCATCGG gaGCATTAGAAATTGATGATGTCCATAAAGAAGACAATGGTGCTTATAGATGTAATGTTACTGGATTGGATAGGCATAGATTAAGTGACCCTGGAGTGTTGACAATTGTTGAAAATgaag atgcaattaaaagattaaaagcTCCAGAATTTGTTGCTAAACCTCATTCAACAATAGCTTTGGAAGGATCAATGGTAACTCTAGATTGCGCAGCTGTCGGAAATCCACGACCACAAATTTCTTGGTTAAAAGGTGGTACTCTAATTGATGTAGC acatcTGGATACCCGGTTTAGCATACTTGGTACTGGTGGCTTAACAATAAcacaagtaaataaaaatgatgatgGGAATTATATTTGTCGAGCAGAAAATCATGAAGATTCTGCTGATGCTTCTGCTACATTAGAAGTCCATG ttaaaccACTATTTATTCGCAAACCTAAAGATACAATGGTTCTTGAAAAAGAAGACATTACGTTGGAGTGCGAAGTAGCCGGTAAACCTCCACCACGAGTCATTTGGCTAAAAAATGGTGATAGAATTAAACAAGATGAATACCTACAGTTTGTTAGTGG gactaatttaaaaatatctggCTTGATGACTATGGATTCTGGCATGTTCCAGTGTTTGGCATCAAACCCTGCTGGGAATATTCAGTCATCagcgtttttaaacgtttttcatgcag AAAATGTACCTAGTGCAAACAGTTCTACAAATATTAGTAATGATTTCGTCAACTCATTCTCTGCAGCTGAAAAACCCAAGGATTTAAAAAACAATCTACCATCACCCCCAAGAGCACTAGAAGCAAGTCTTGTATCGTCTAGGTTAGCTACTTTAACTTGGATTAGTCCACTTAAACCTAATGgagaaatattaacatatacaatattttatcaacaagaAGGATCAGACag AGAACGTATGACAAACACAACACAAACTGATATAACTATTAACGAATTAATACCCGATAAGCATTATCTCTTTAGAGTTATAGCACAAAACAAATATGGTATAGGCGAAAGTTCGCCTCGTTTAAAAGTAATGACCAAGGCAGAAATTAATTTACCTGGACAACCCTTCAATGTAACTGCTAAAGCAGTTACACCTACATCAATAATTGTCTCTTGGTCTAGACCAGAACACGGCAGTGAGAATTTGAAggagtacaaattattttatatgaag GATTCAACTTCCGAAGAACAATTTTTCATAACGAAACATACAGACCATGAAATAAGTGACCTTAGTCCATATACCAGGTATAAAATTTGGGTAGTGGCATACAATCAAAATGGTCCCGGAATGAACTCTTTAGAAGTGGTTGTTTTAACAAAACCTTCAGCACCATCTCAACCGCcacaaaatattgttgttgAAGCAATTTCTTCTAcg gaGATTAATATTAGATGGGAACATCCACCAAAATCCAGCCAAAATGGAGTTATAACTGGTTATAAAATTCGATACAAAAAACCGGATAGAAAATCATCTGGCGACACCATCACAACGGCTGGTGATATTTTAGAATATCAAATTTCTGGATTAGACAAAAGTTCA ACTTATCAAGTTCGTTTATGGACTTTAAATACTGTTGGAAATAGTCCACCTTCAGAGTGGTTTACAGTTttaacatttgataaaaatcttAGAGAAGATACTGTACCGGATGCACCTACTAATTTCAAag ttcgaGCTTTTTCCAATTCACTATTGGTAACCTGGTCTCCGCCAAaagataaaagtataattgtTAGAGAGTATACACTAGCATGGGGTAAAGGTGTTCCTGATGTGTATAAGGAAAAATTAAATCCAAAAATACgacaatatgaaattaaaaatttgg aacaaaatgCTGAATATGTACTGAGTCTGGCTGCTGTTAATGATATGGGTTTTGGACCATTAGCATACCTAGTAACAACCataaaagaacaaaatattgtaaacacatTGGAGGAATCATCAAACCCAATATTACCACCAATTGGTTTAAAAACTAATGTTATATCTCCAAATGCCATAGAAGTATCATGGACAGATAACTCACTTTTAGATGATTTTGAt tcAAATGTTGAAGATGTACGTCTTTATGTTGTACGATACAAATCGTCCTATTCAACTAACAAATCACGTTACAATTATGTGAACACCACTGAACTTTCTTGCATTATTAATGAACTAAAACCTAATACTCAGTATGAGTTCACAGTAAAATTGATAAag GGCCAATTTGAAAGTGCATGGAGTTTACTAGTTATGAATAATACTCAAGAAGCAAAACCAGCATCACCACCAAGAGATTTAACTGCTGTTAAAAATGATGATAAGCCTCAATCTATAACATTAAATTGGCAACCACCAAAATTTTCAAATGGACAAATTATTG CATATATGATTTTGTATACAACTGATGATGCAAGTTCAGACAATGAGTGGATCACTGAAACAGTTGAAGGAGAACTCATGTCTTACTCAATAAAAGGACTGACACCaagtactaattattttttcaaaattcaagcTAAAAATTCTGTTGGTTATGGTCCATTTAGTCCTACTATTAGTATCAAAACATTGCCAg gtgGTAGCGCTTTCAATGATGGAACATCATtaaaag ATGGAAAAAGTGGTATAAACAACAcaactattttatacatactgATCGCATGTTGTTTGTTACTTATATCGTGTATTGGAATTGGAATTGCTTTATtgtgttgtaaacaaaataaaccatTAAGAAATCGAAGTAAAAAagg GTATATAAAAGGATCAACTGGTTATAATGCAAAGGGGGTAGCTCAGTCTCCAAGCATTAAACCCCCAGATTTGTGGATACACCACGATCAAATGGAACTAAAATCGATGGAAAAATCTTCTCAGGGTTCATTAGATACGAGTTCTGGATGCGGTCAAGGAAGTTCAAATACGTATGATGGTCCTGACACCCGTGTTACCATACATCATGTACCACAAGCTACAAATTCTTTAGAAAAAAGTAACTACGTTTCATCTTATGtgg gtaatacaattatgaaaCCTTTATTGTCGGATGAAAAAGTCTCCACATTAAAAAACCGCTTTAAACCCAAATCTGTTGTTTTACCTGTTGATTCATTTGATTCTGTTTACAATGATA CTATGGCAACATTACCTAATCAAGAATCCCGTTCACCTCATCCAAAATCTCAATACGCAACTACTACCAGAGCTCATGTAACTGTAGATTTAACAGccg gagctcctgaaaataattatattgttcaaGCTACAACAGTTCCTGATAAATTTGAATCCATACCAGTATCATCAGCTGCAAATCTACAACAACAGCACAC agcaTTACTAAATTCTAGTGAAAAAAGACAACAAGGTCATCCTTTGAAAAGTTTTAGTGTTCCTGCACCTCCGCCTCAGTCAGCGCCATCTACTCCTCAACAAAAACACATTG taacaGTCAGACCTCAAGGTTCATCTAgtccatacaaaaaaaatatttactcagCTATTAATAGTTCACCATCCAGTACATCTGTGTCTACTGGTCCTAAAACATGGAAGTCACCATTAACTGGTTCAAATCAAAGAGATACTATAACTGAAGTAGAATctcttaataaaatacaa acTTCCTATAGCACAGAAGAACTCAATCAAGAGATGGCAAACTTGGAAGGTCTAATGAAAGATCTGAGTGCAATTACTGCATCCGAATTCCAGTGTTAG